The sequence below is a genomic window from Cryobacterium arcticum.
AGGCTCACCAGCATCGACCCGCCCAGCACGAGCCCGATCAGGGTCGCGAGGATCAGGTTGCGCCCGGTGCGGGCCTCAATGCGCTCATTCGTTGCGTCGAGCTGGGCCTTGGTCGCCTGCACCTGCCGCTCGATGTCGGCCTTGGTGGACTGCACCTGCGCACGGAACTCGGCCCGGGATGCGCCGCGTCCCCGGTGAGGTGGCTTGGTGGGCCCTGGATCGTCCGTCATCACGCTGCCCTCCCCTAGATGGCGAGGAGCTCGGCTTCCTTGCGCTTGAGCGCGTCGTCGATCTGGTCGATGTGCGTCTTGGTGATCTGCTCGAGTTCCTTCTCGGCGCGGGCCACGTCGTCGTCACCGACCTCGCTCTTGAGAGCGTCAAGGTCGTCCTTGGCCTTGCGGCGCAGGTTGCGCACGGACACCTTGGCGTCCTCGCCCTTGGTCTTGACGATCTTGACGTACTCCTTGCGGCGGTCGTTCGTCAGCTCGGGCAGCGAGGCCCGGATGACGATTCCGTCGTTGCCGAGGTTGGCGCCGAGGTTCGGGGTGTCCCGGATGGCGTTCTCGATGTCGCGCAGGGCGCTCTTGTCGTACGGGGTGATCAGGAGCGTGCGAGCTTCCTGGTTCTGCAGCGACGCGAGCTGACCCAGCGGGGTCGGGGTGCCGTAGTAGTCGACCAGGATCTTCTGGAACATTTGGGGGTTAGCGCGGCCCGTACGTACGGTGGCGAAGTCCTCTTTCGCGGACTCGACGGCCTTGTTCATGCGCTGAGTGGTGTCGGACAGGACATCCGTAATCACGGTGACTCCTTCTTCGGTGGCTTCAATAATCCTAGTTGGAGACGAGGGTTCCCAGTTCGGCGCCCAGGATGGCGGCGGTCACGTTACCGTGCGGCGCCATTCCGAACACCCGCATGGGCATGCTGTTGTCCATGCAGAGGCTGAAGGCCGTCGAGTCGACGACCTTGAGTCCGCGCTGGAGCGCATCCTGGTAGGTGATGCTGTGGATCTTGTGCGCGTCGGGGTTGGTGCGAGGGTCGTCGGAGTAGACCCCGTCGACACCGTTCTTGGCGACCAGCACGACCTCGGCGCCGATCTCCAGGGCACGCTGGGCGGCCACGGTGTCGGTGGAGAAGTAGGGCAGTCCGGCGCCGGCGCCGAAGATGACGACGCGGCCCTTCTCGAGGTGACGCTCCGCGCGGCGCGGGATGTACGGCTCGGCGACCTGGGTCATGGCGATGGCGGACTGGACGCGGGTCTCAGCGCCGGCCTGCTCGAGGAAGTCCTGCAGGGCCAGGGCGTTCATGACGGTGCCGAGCATGCCCATGTAGTCGGCGCGGCCGCGGTCCATGCCGCGCTGAGAGAGTTCGGCGCCACGGAAGAAGTTGCCGCCTCCGACCACGATCGCGATCTCGACGGTCTGTGCCGCCTCGGCGATCTCGCGGGCCAGGCCGCTGATGACGTCGGGGTTGACGCCGAGGCTCCCGGCCCCGAATGCTTCGCCCGATAGCTTGAGGAGGACCCTGCGCTTCTTACCCGTGTCTGACATGCCCGTGAGCGTCCTTCCGTTGTGACCTGCTTCTAAAACTACCGGTACCAGCCCGGTCGGGGGCACACGCCGCCGGAGCGGGGTGTGCTGTAGGCACAGAAAAGGAGACCGGATTGCCTGGGCGACCCGATCTCCTCCTCGTGGTGCTACGTGGTGCGTGTGCTGGTTACGCGCCGACCTTGAAACGGGCGAAGCCCGAGATGGTCAGTCCCGCGTCAGCGACGACCTTGGCCACGGACAGCTTGTTGTCCTTGGCGTAGTCCTGCTCGAGCAGGGCGACCTGCTTGAAGTAGGCGTTGATGCGACCTTCGACGATCTTGGGCAGCGCGGCGGCCGGCTTGCCCTCGTTCTCGCTGATCTCGGTGACGATGCGACGCTCGGCCTCGACGGCTTCTGCGGGAACGTCTTCGCGAGCCAGGTACTCCGGGTTCGCGAACGAGATGTGCTGGGCGATGCTGCGAGCGGTCGCGGCATCCTCACCGGCGTAGCCCAGGACCACGCCGACCTGCGGGGGCAGGTCCTTGCTGGTCTTGTGCAGGTAGATCTCGAAGTTCTCACCGGTGACGGCTGCGACGCGGCGAAGTTCGAACTTCTCGCCGATGATCGCGGCTTCGCCGTTGATGAGGTCTCCGACGGTCTGCCCGTCGGCCGGAGCGGCAAGCGCCTCGGTGACGTTCGTGGCGCCGGCTGCGGAAACCGCATCCAGGACCTTCTCGGAGAGAGCGCCGAACTTCTCGCCCTTGGCGACGAAGTCGGTCTCGCAGGCGAGCTCCAGCAGGTACGCGGTGTTGCCGATCACCTTGGCGGCGACGAGGCCCTCAGAGGTGGAGCGGTCAGCGCGCTTGGCGTTGCCCTTTGCACCCTTGAGACGCAGGA
It includes:
- the frr gene encoding ribosome recycling factor, giving the protein MITDVLSDTTQRMNKAVESAKEDFATVRTGRANPQMFQKILVDYYGTPTPLGQLASLQNQEARTLLITPYDKSALRDIENAIRDTPNLGANLGNDGIVIRASLPELTNDRRKEYVKIVKTKGEDAKVSVRNLRRKAKDDLDALKSEVGDDDVARAEKELEQITKTHIDQIDDALKRKEAELLAI
- the pyrH gene encoding UMP kinase, whose product is MSDTGKKRRVLLKLSGEAFGAGSLGVNPDVISGLAREIAEAAQTVEIAIVVGGGNFFRGAELSQRGMDRGRADYMGMLGTVMNALALQDFLEQAGAETRVQSAIAMTQVAEPYIPRRAERHLEKGRVVIFGAGAGLPYFSTDTVAAQRALEIGAEVVLVAKNGVDGVYSDDPRTNPDAHKIHSITYQDALQRGLKVVDSTAFSLCMDNSMPMRVFGMAPHGNVTAAILGAELGTLVSN
- the tsf gene encoding translation elongation factor Ts, whose amino-acid sequence is MANFNLESVKILRERLGTGMVDTKNALVEADGDIERAVEILRLKGAKGNAKRADRSTSEGLVAAKVIGNTAYLLELACETDFVAKGEKFGALSEKVLDAVSAAGATNVTEALAAPADGQTVGDLINGEAAIIGEKFELRRVAAVTGENFEIYLHKTSKDLPPQVGVVLGYAGEDAATARSIAQHISFANPEYLAREDVPAEAVEAERRIVTEISENEGKPAAALPKIVEGRINAYFKQVALLEQDYAKDNKLSVAKVVADAGLTISGFARFKVGA